The genomic stretch acgagaaacatcaggaacagagaaagaggaagtagaaagggtgcctcgactggaaataGGAAGAGAGGTAcaatcagccgtgataacacggacaagagaaacaagagagcgaagagcggaaagaatagaagacacggaagtcatatgaaaagaagctccagaatccaaatACCACGGGGATgtcgtacctgactgtgtagaaggtggtggtcgcgcggtgctagaagagctaggcacagaaccagcagtacccgacgaggaagagcctgtagcagCGAGTAGACCACGAAGATCACggagaatgtcctgatcagatagcgcaacaACAGAAGATCCTGATGAACCAACCTGCCTACGAGCATGGTACCGCTGACGTAAGCTGAGATCCCTCTTCCAGCAGCTAGAGACATCATGGCCAGACCTGCCACAGTAGGCGCAGGAAGGTGCTATcataccacgaggctgctgaggcTAACTCTGGCCCTTGACCGGAGGAGTAGAGAGTGTCGGTAGTGctggagaccgcaacgaagccggTGGCATAGGAGGACCACGAGCAGACGACACAGGAGGGCCATGAGCAGCaagtacagagggaacctcaagaagaccagcaccacgaagacgagtctccttagCACGAAGCTCAaccagtacctcagagagcggaacatgaccacgggcaagcagctgtgcacgacgcggctcaaactccttgcggAGCCGCGGCAAGAACTCAAAAATGCGcagaaactccagatccgcgcgtaCAGTCAGACAACAGGGATatgtggcacacacagctgtacgaatAGAATCAAGCTTACGCCAAATAACaacactctgagtgtagaactcatcaatagtaaaatcaccctgctgaagggcataCTCCTAgcggaccacagacaggtaaagagcatccccagacggctgatagcgctaacgaagaaaagcccactgagcagcagcacTGGGAAAACCCATGAACTCAACAGCACACTaaggcagaacactggaggtaagaacagcagcagcacgagcatcctcatctatccactgagtgtagtcagtcagatccagccggtatGTCGCAACAGCAGTAGAATgctcctggaccttccggtcataatcagccagagcagtatcatcaccactcttggctgcatccttgacCGCCtaagtagcatcaggggcaagagCAACGGGCGTCGGAGCAATAGGCGctgtaggagcaacggggcgcggcggacatgagacctcgccagaaagcacacctcaaagacgaagaccgcgcatgtggacgcgcatgaaggaaGCGAAATCAGAATAATTCGCGCCATctaagatcaccgggcagcgaggaatcgcaacatGGCCCGAAGATGAAGACATTTTTTTTGACAAGAATCAGATCGAGATCGAGTCTAACTCCCGATCGAAAATAGACGAGGCGACGGCGACCAGGGCGCCTGGGAGCAGCCGGGAGGGCGGCCGGGGGCGGGACGGGCGGTCGggagagcgagcggcggcggacggcgggcggcggcggccgggcgaccggcggcggacggcgggcAGCAGAGGCGCGTGACGGCGCGACGGAGACGAGCGGCCGGGGCGGAGGCAAGCCGGCCGGGGGCGGGGAGAgggccggaggaggaagagggccggcggcggccggggagtagccggcggcggacggcggccggAACAAGCGGCAATGACGGCCGTACGGACCTGGAGGACcaatttttgctctgataccatgttaggacaatatgcttgttgtattaccagggagcCAAAGGCCATATATAGCCGGTGCAAATAGGCAGGAAACCCCCTAACATATGAAGAAACTAgaatatacaaatatatatacTCTAACAGTTTGTACATCAACCGAGGTAGAGCGGGGTTAGATGGGCGCTTAGGTGAACGCCGAAGCCATTCGACAGCAAACACAATGGTACGACCCCTCTTAAATTAAACACTCTCCCCTGTACTTGGTGACCTACCCAACCCAACAAAAGAATCCGCCATTACCGTTGGCTAGCTAGCTCAACTCCCCGCCACCTACCCGGCCActcccctccctcctataaaCCCCCCTCCCACACGAACCTCACTTGCATATCTCACCACACACACCAAGCAGCATACGCCTCCACCAGCACACAGCTGATATTCACAGCTCGATCGGCCAGCTCTAGTCCACcttctagctagctagctagccagGACAGCACCACCGTCGACGATGGCCTCCCTCACCGTCTCGAAGGCGACACCGGCGGCGGCTGGCAACACCACCGCCAACAAGGAGCGGGAGGGCGCCGAGATCGTCACCGGCGCGGAGGCGTGCTACGCGCACTCCAAGGAGATGCTCAAGGGGCTGGGGTTCCCGGGCGGCGTGATGCCGATGCGCGGGCTGGAGGAGTGCGGGCTGGTGCGGGAGACCGGGTATGTGTGGATGCGGCAGGAGAAGGGGAAGGCCTATGAGCACTACTTCCGCGGCACGGGCACCCGGGTGCGCTACGACGCCGAGGTGACGGCGTACGTGGAGGAAGGGCGCATGAAGAAGATGACCGGGGTCCGGAGCAAGCAGATGCTGATGTGGGTGCCCATCGTGGAGATGAGcctcgtcgacggcggcgagagAGTCTACTTCAAGTCCAGCGTCGGCATCGGccgctccttccccgccgccgccttcgctgacgaggacgaggacgccgCCGTCGACGAAAAAGCCGCGCCGGTGGCGGCGCCCGCGGTGGTGCCCGAGGCTGCTGACGCCAACGACGAAAAGTGATCGATATGTACGCGACCGTGCGAGCGAGAGTGATCGCCGGTGCATATTGATGCATCTCATGCTCATGCCTGGATGCATGTATCTATTTTTATTCTGTGAGTTTGCTTGTATTATTTTCAATTGTTACCACGATGGCTACGTGAATAATCGAGCAAGTCTTTGTCACACAGGAGAAAGGGGTTGGGCGGTGGCCGGTGAGCGTGGCCCGATCGATCGTGTAGCTAGAGTGGTTGAGCCACCGCATTGGCAGTACTACTATCTATCTTATTCCTTTCTCCCAATCTGTCGCTCGCAATTACTCCTAATGAATAGAAGCACTGCACTACCGTCTTCTACTAGTAGCAAGTTATGGTACCGAGTCGCTTTCGTGTTACGTATAGGAATTGCTAACAGATACACAAATACCTGAGTGTTTCTTCGTTTTGGGATTACTATAAACTACAATTTGAAGTGTTAAAGTGCAAGTTTTCTTGGCGTGGTATGGCTAAACAACATATATTTTGAATGGAGATTAGCCAACACTATTTTCTTGAATTTTCGGACTGCTTACCAATATGCCATGTCAAGATATCGATCGACGATGTGGGCTTAGCTAAGTGGTTGGGATCGCAGTGGCGCCCCAACGAACCGGAGTTTGATTCCTATTAGGGACGAATTTcaaaattgtcacgccaagtcccgcttgtACTATATCAGAAaaatgtctagttcctcctagacacggtttcattttcAAGATATCGATCCTGCAGACCGAACCGATACGTGAGCGTGAGTGGAAGAGGCGATCAGGAGATGCGGCGGCCAGAACCCATCTAGGTTGTGTTCTCTTCGCCAGCGGCGCCACCTGTCCGCTCtagaggccttggaggtgtgacgGACCATAGCCCCTCGCTGACGGGGAGTTTCCATTTTTATGTTGTTTTTCAATGTCTTTTTCCGAATGGTGAGGCAACGGCTACATCTTGCAATCAGAATAAGGTAATCCCCACTCTATCCTCGCTTCAATGGCGCATCTAGCGCTAAAAGAGGGTGCATGGAGTTGTGTGTCCGTTGGATCTCCTGGAATTCGATCGCTTTTCGTATTCGTTGGTGTGGTTTCTTTTCAGTCTTTtctgatctacggttgtcatcattgatgATGGTTGCTACTATGATGCGCcggtcctttggggccttagcatgACGACTTCCTAtctatctactacaacaagctctactacgacaaattTTGCCCAACTCTCGTGATAGAGGTGCGAGGAAGACGGCGCGTCTTCGACTCGTGCTATTGTTTGTAGTCTTCTCTAGGTGATCCAAgtacctatttgtaatttttattactttttgagCTATTTGTACTATTCTTGATGATGattattattaatagatcggtgaaatttcgaaaaaaatagtGGGACATTTATGTAGCCATGGTTCAATCTGGTTGCCAGCTCTGCCACCCATTGTAGCATTTAGTGCACTTTTTAGCTCCTCATCCCGACTCCGATGACTTTTGCATGAACCACCTTCTCTATTCTTCTATGTTTGGCACAATTGTGTTAGCTTTTGTTTTCTCTATTTTCTCACTTTAGAGTATCTAGTTCGCAACTTCAAAGTTCAAACTTCTGTAGATTTGAAACCATAAGTTCAATTTGAAAACTATATGAATATTTAGGTTCCTAGTGAGGAGAGCTTCAAAACAATACCAATATTGAATATATTTTAATAATGTTTGAAAATTGACTTTGAAACATAGTGAAACTTAGAAAAACACTATGAACCTTTGCGAAAATATTTTCAAACAATTTGTCTCACCACGTGTTAAACTTGGTTCAACGGAGTTATAAAAATAATTGGCAATTGACTTAAagttcaaaccattaaatataatGATAAAAAACAAGTTTCAATGGATTTCATTGCCAATCATAACGTTTCATTATGTCTCAGAATTCAAGTTTTGCAGTTTGTTAATTTGTGGCTTGTTTAAAAGGTTTAATTGAAATAAATACGCATGTTCCATTAGATTGTTAATTTGATAACTATTCCAATTTAGATGGCTCTTTTAAAATCTAGGATTGAGAAATAAATGAATGGGGGAATGAGTTTTTAGCCATTGTACCATACGACATGCAAAAGATTCTCTGCTTGTCTCGTCATGAAATTCCAAGCATGACCATGTGGTGTACAGAGAAGGATGTATAGAGATACATCTCATAACAAACATCAGTGAGATCAGTCACACTATTTCTTGTGTTGGGATGCATGAATTGGGCATCGGAGTTGCAAATCTAGTATTCCCCATCCTTAATTCTGTTATTTGGTGTGCTTTGTATTCGGGCCTAAAAGTAAACCAATATCGAGCCTAGCCTTTCGATGTGTATATGTGTGCAACCCTCGCGATGAGAGGGGGAACATCAACGGCCCGGGGGGCCTCCAGCCATCTTGTGACCATGTTCTTCCTCAACTCATGCGAAACCCCACATGGGAACTCATCCTTGCCTGAATTTAACTTATTCCAGATACCAATATTTTGCACACGAAACACTAGAATAGATACCAGAACCCATTTCAAAGCATATGATGATTTGTATTTGTCTCCATTCAGTTCCAATCCCTCCAATACATACATCTAAACACAACATAAGGGTGTCCGATGTGGATTTGATGGACATCGTGAGAATTCACCCTTTATAAATGTAAAATCAAGTTGTAGAATAAAAAAAATATGGCAAAATTGTGACGTAGAAAAGTTATGTGCATGCCAAGTTTGAAATTAAAATACAAAAGTATGTAACTTGTGTGAAAAGCGCAAAGCATCGGAGTAACCTACAAGAACTGGATTTTGACTATGCACGTCCTTCTCTTTTGTGTCGGACACATACGATCTTTCCTAGAAAATCTGCACTAATAAGTATCAAAGTAATATTTAGATGCACCGTCTATTTTATTTTGTTACaaaactttgaaataaaactttTGAAATTCTTTGAAAATTATGCCATGCTCTTCTTGTTATTTTTGGGGAGGTGTCCCACTAAAACCACACACACGCAGGTCAAGTCATGGAATGGAACACATACAAACACAGGTCAAGGACGGCCAACACAAATACATCTAGTAAAAGCGAAAGGAAAGCACAAAGATTCCCCTTCCTTCTCAAAAGGGTACATGATTTCATTCAGGTTCCTAGTGATCAACCATTGCATAGAACTTTCAGCATGTACATCACATATTATTTTCCATGTTTTGTGCTTGTTCTCCCATCTTGGCTCTCCCTACATACCAATAATTCTCCAAATATTCTTCAAACCTCTCCCAATAGTAACCTCAAACCAATACCCATCCCTTTCTTCCAACATAACAACGGTCCACCACTTCTACCATCACTGCAAATGCAATTTTGTGATCCATATTTAGTTGTCACCAAATGCATTCGACTGGCTACTTGTCAAGACGTCCCTCTGATAGAAAAATTACATCCGCTCCTCAGTATCAAAAGCGTCTTCACTACCAGTTCCCTGCCAAGGCCCCAGCAGTTTGGACTTAGGAGTTTCATTGGCCCCGAGGGTCCAAGGAGGAACTTGATCCATAATTAGTTGTATCAGTACCGGTACCATCACCATCAATCCTCATGTTCTTCTTGTTTGAGTTTTTATACGAGGTTTGGAGAGGTTTTTTCTGAGGGAAAGTCATCTTGGTTTAGAAAGGTTTTTGttgtttttttaaatttttaaatatatatatatatgcattgagAAGATCGTTAATGAAGGAAATTGATAGTTTTAATA from Lolium rigidum isolate FL_2022 chromosome 4, APGP_CSIRO_Lrig_0.1, whole genome shotgun sequence encodes the following:
- the LOC124647630 gene encoding uncharacterized protein LOC124647630 — its product is MASLTVSKATPAAAGNTTANKEREGAEIVTGAEACYAHSKEMLKGLGFPGGVMPMRGLEECGLVRETGYVWMRQEKGKAYEHYFRGTGTRVRYDAEVTAYVEEGRMKKMTGVRSKQMLMWVPIVEMSLVDGGERVYFKSSVGIGRSFPAAAFADEDEDAAVDEKAAPVAAPAVVPEAADANDEK